In the genome of Methanococcoides burtonii DSM 6242, the window TTGCGGTCCCATGGGGTACAGCTACGAAGACAACATCACATCTACCCCTGATATCTTCAGGAGAAAGGTCCTCAAATTCAATATCCACCAGTCCGCGCAGATGTTTGTGAGTGTCACTTACCGCTTCACCTGACAAACGGCGTGAAGTAGCCGTTTCAATATTGACATACGGATGGTTCAAAAGCAGACGCATCAGTTCACCACCGGTATAACCGGAAGCTCCGACAATTCCTGCATTTATCATATCGGTCATGGTGCTATGTATATTTCCAATACTAATTAAGCTTGTTATTTTCTAAATAAGAATAATTATCAACCTTGACCAACATTACGTAGAGGGCACTATTAAGACTAAAGGAGATAAAATGAATACTACCAAAAATATATATTTGGCAGCACCACTTTTTTCAGAAGCTGAACAGGATTATAACAGGAAACTGGAAACTGCACTGAAAGATCTAGGATTCGATGTCTTTGTGCCACAGGAAGATTCCAACGATACAGAAGCAGCAAGGGAAGAGATGGACTCCAACAAGATATTCCAGTTGAACCTTGAAGCAGTTGACAATTGTGATATAGTGGTAGCAGTCCTTGATGGCGGCAGTGATATTGATTCAGGCACAGCGTGGGAAATAGGGTATGCATATTCTAAGAAGAAGACGATCATCGGCCTGAAAACCGATTTCAGGACACTGGGACCTGAAGGACTTGTAAATCTCATGATCGGAGAGTCCGCAAATGAGCTAGAAACGAACGTGACCGACCTTCTGAAGACCATGAAGAAATATAGATGAAAGCATTTCTTTCACCTACTCTATTTTCACTTACAACAGGAATTGAACTTATTTTCCTCGATATCCCCACGGGGCTCAACCTCTTTGAATATCTGCCCTTCGAACCAGTACATCTGTGCACCAGTAAGCCATGCATCCTGTGGCAAGCCTGCCTTTAGACAGGTATGGTTTAAAAGATCGATAGCATCAAAATCGTTCTCCGGTGCGACCTGCGGAAGCAACAGCCCCTGATACATGCCCATCTTCGCGATCAGACCATGACGACCGATTTCGATGACCTCAGGCAACTTATCCGGAAGAACATCGACAAGTTCCGGTTGTGTCAGGACCGTGACCTCTACGATAATATCAGACATCTCGGAAATATCGACCATTGGAAAACGAGGGTCCCTTGTGGCCGCCGAGATCGCAGAATCGACAATTGCACTTTCCAAAACCGAATCCGCATAAGGATGACCGATACAACCTCGCAGATTGCCGTTCTTTGTCAGAGTCACGAAAACACCACGCAATTCACCGAACACCTCCGGCAGATCAATGGAATCTGATTGTTCCCCATCTTTCAGAAATGACTCAATAGTATTCCTTGCGAGCCTTACGGTCTGTTCCCCTTCAGAAGCACTTAGCATAGTAACCCCCACAACGATTTCATTCAAATTCCCTATATCTTTTTGCAGCAACCTTTAAAGCTTCAATGCCAGGCAAGAGGTCCCCGGCAAGATAATCAATACATGCCCCGCCACCTGTGCTTATGTGTGAGAACATCTTCTCATAACCCATATTACGCACTTCAGCAGTAATGTGGCCACCGCCAGCAATTGAATAACCGGCATTTGTTGCTGCCTTGATGATCTCAGAGGTGCCTATCTCAAAGCCCTCTATCTCAGAAACGCCCGCAGGACCATTTAAAACAACCGTCTTCGCATTTTCAATCTCGCTTGAATACGCTACAATGGTCTCAAGACCGATATCATTAATTGGAAGATTTGACGAAGCCACATCATCGATGTTTGCCTCGATACGTTCTCCATTATCATTAAGAGCAACATCCCTTGGAAAACCGAGCTTACCATCGAATCTCTCCAGGATATTTTTCGCCTTATCTATCTGGTCAAGATATCCCTGGGATTCGATGAACTTCATATTAGGTCCACCAATATCAACACCTGATGCAGCAAGCACGACATTTGCGACCACTCCTGTAACCAGAACCCTGTCAGCACCGCCACTTGAAAGGACATGCTCAGCCACCTTGAGAGAATCATCGACCTTCGCACCGCCAAGAACAAATATGCATGGAGATTCAGATCCTTTAAGGCTCACATCAAGAGAAGTTATTTCCCTCTCCATAAGACGACCTGCTCCAGACGGAAGAACTCCAGAAAACCCTGTGATCGAAAGATGGGAACGATGGGACACCGCAAATGCATCGTTCAGGAAAATATCGAAAAGCGGAGCAAGTTTTCGCACCATATGAGTCCCCTGATGTTCATCAACAGGTCTTCTCAAGCTTTCTTCAGAATAGAAACGCACATTCTCCAGAAGGATAACATCCCCCTTTTCCATTGAAGCGATGCTATCTCTTGCATGGGTACCAAAAATATCATCGATATAGGTAACTTTCCGACCCAGTGAACTGGACATCACATCAGCATGTAGTTGCATAGTAGTGAAATCGTTCTTTCCTGGTCGGCTCTGGTGAGCTAACAGCACTACCTTCGCATCCTCCAGGTCCATAAGGGTCGGTATATGGCTTTTGATCCTCATATCATCAAGTATGCCACCGCCAGGACTCATTGGAGAGTTCAGGTCCACCCTCACAAGAATTGTTCTATCCCCTATATCAAAATCGTCTATCGTGAGAAAATCTTTAGCAGTCAAGGTATTCATCACCGGTAATGCTGATCATATAATCCTGATAATTTGAATTTGCAATTGAAATGAATGATGTGCACGACACTATAAACCAATATATATTTATGTATATCCATCTGGATCCCAAAGGATGTTTTCAAAAATATAAAAGAATGAAGAAGATCAGAGGCCAATCAGCGACATCAGCTCTTTGAGATCCACATTGTCATTAATAAGCTCCACAATACGACCGAGCTTATGTTCGCGCCTGAACCTTGCACGACCAATGAGGCGCTCCATTCTTTCAATGGTAGACATCGTATCCCCCCGAACAAGGATCACAGGTATCTGTGCCTCATCCGCACTACCAAGTACAGCTGCACTTGGCTGAAGATTTCCGGTCAGGACAAGACATTTCACACGTGCCTCGATCGCAGCCATCTGAATATCAGACCTGTCGCCCCCTGTGATCACGACAGAATTGGGAGTACGCCTAAAATATTTGATAGCGGAATTCACTTCCATTGCCCCCACAAGATAGTGATCCACAAGCACATCGAGATTCTCAGACCCTGCAAGAACCTCTGCGTGAAGGTCTTCAACTATCTCAGAGATAGGGACCGAACGAAGGGTAGTGTCCTTTGGAAGCACACCAAGCACTTTGACCCCTTTATTTTCAAGGAAGGGAACCAACAGCTCACAAACATATTCAAGCTGTCCTTCATCCACTTCGTTAAGAATGACACCTGCGAACATATCCGGGTCGTGTATCAATTCAATATCAGAAAGAATACGATCCACAGCATGTATGGACTCATATCGGGCGACCAGAAGGATCTTGGTCCCGACAATAGAAGCAACCTGCGGGTCGGACAGACCGTATATTGCCCCACCACCAATGCCGCCTGTGCCTTCCAAAAGAACAACATCCTTGTCCCTGGATATCTCGCCATAAGCATCGAGAATTGTCTTATCAAGATGCTTTTCGACACCTGCGAGAGCATCTTCCACAAGGTTATCAGTAAGAAGTATAGGAGTTATGTTCTTAATATCATCTTTCAGGTCGAAGACCTTACGCGCCTGCTCTGCATCTTCATCGGAGAGCACACCATTAACATCCACCAGCATGTTACCCACCGGTTTCATGTAACCGATAGAATAACCCTTGTCCTTAAGGATAGTACCAATACCTATACACAGGGAACTTTTTCCGGAATATTTCTCAGAGGAACTTATCAATATTGAAGCCAAACTGCCCAACCTCCATTTCTTCTAATTTGAATTATCAGCATATTCATTCTCCTCCAAGTGTCAGCCTTATGTCCATGGCAACACATCCCTGACCTTCAGGCAACACCATCAGAGGATTTATCTCAAATTCAAGTATCTCAGGGAAATCCGATACAAGTTGTGACACCCTGCAAAGAGTATCAACGATCGATGCAATATCAGAAGGACTCTCGCCCCTTATCCCTGTCAATATAGGATATGTCCTGATGGATGATACCATCTTCTTGAGCACATCCACTCCAACAGGAGCAACACTGAATGACACATCCTTAAGCACTTCCACGTATGTCCCGCCAAGACCGAACATAAGCAGTGGACCGAATTGCACATCCCGGTTCATACCAATGATGACCTCCTTACCACCAGTGATCATTTTCTGGACCTGTACACCAGAGACCACTGCGTGTGGCATGTAGCGTCTCACATCCGACATCATTGTGAGGTATGCCCGCTCAACATCATCCGCATTCTCAAGCCCTATGCGAACACCCCCCACATCGGTCTTGTGGGAGATATCAGCAGAAAGCACTTTCATCACAACGGGATAGCCCATATTCTCACATGCATCTAACGTACCTTGCAACGTCTTCACATTGAGGGTTTCAACCACAGGTATGCCATAAGCCCTGAGAATATCAAAGGATTCGAGCCCAAGAGTGCGCCTCCCATTCGAGATGGCATCCTTTAGCAGAGAAGATACGAATTCCTTATCGACATCGAACTTCTCAGGCAGGACATATTCATGTTCCCTCATGACGCCATAGTCGCATAGAGCAGCCATGCTAACAACTGCTCTTTCGGGGAAAGGATAATTCGGAATATGATGGCGATTCAGGATAGCTTCACCCTCTTCGATCCGCGTACCCCCCACAAAACTGCATAATATGGGCTTCTTCGTATGTGCACATTTCTCAGCAACCACTTCCGCAATGTTCTTAATTTCCGTCATTGCCTGCGGAGAAGTTAGAAGGATAACACCATCCACGTTCGGATCATCGAGTATCGTTTCAATTGCAAATCCGTAGATGTCAGGACGAGCGTCACCCAATACATCTACCGGATTATAGAGACTGGATGCCGGAGGAAGTTTGCTCCGCAGCTTTTCAATCGTACTCTCATCAAATGATGAAAGGGAAAGCCCCGCGAACTGACAAGCATCTGCTGCTAGAATACCAAGTCCACCAGCATTTGTGATGATAGCAATGTTTCGCCCATCAGGTATTGGCTGGCTGGAAAAAGCACGCATGAGATCCATTAGCTGTTCAACGGAATCGGCCCTTATGACATTGCTCTGAGAAAATGCAGCATTGTAAGCCTCATCTGAGCCTGCGAGCGTGCCGGTATGAGAAGAAACAGCTCTCGACCCAACCGCAGTCCTGCCTGATTTTATCACAATGATAGGTTTCTTGCGTGAAACCTTGCGTGCGATCTCCATGAACTTCGGCCCGTCCTTCACACCCTCAAGATAAGCAGCTATTACAGCAGTATTTTCATCATCCTCCATTTCAAGCAGGAAATCGTTCTCGGACAGATCTGCCTTGTTCCCAAGACTGATGAACTTTGAGAAACCTACCCCTCTTGCATCCGCCCAATCAAGCGTCGAAGTGCATATTGCACCTGACTGGGACATCATTGAGATGTTGCCCTTCTTGGCCATGGATGCAGCAAAGGAAGCATTCAGACCTGATGCAGTATCAATGATACCCAGACAATTCGGCCCCACCATACGCATCCCGTGTTCCTTTACGATCTCAGCACACCTACGTTCAAGCTTCGAGCCTTCGATACCTGCCTCCTTGAAACCTGCGGAAATAACAACTACGTTCTTTACCCCTGCCAGACCACATTTTTCAAGCGCATCGGGAACAAGCACAGCAGGCACAACAACGACTGCAAGCTCTGCTCCCCCGGGTGCGTCCAGAATGGTCGGATAGCAAGGCAGACCGAGGATCTCATCGGCTTTAGGATTAATAGGGATTATCCTGCCACTGTAACTTTCAAGCAGATTGTCAAGCACCGCCCGCCCCACTTTCCCTTCAGTTCGGGAGGCACCGATGACAGCCACAGAAGCCGGATCAAATAATTTTTCAAGCATTGTGATACCTGTGAATTTCTAAACAATATAAACGATATAATGTCAGACCAGTATTTAACTAACTAACTAACTAACTAACTAACCAAATTATATTGAGAATACTGATAGATAATGTTTTTCTAAGAAAGAGCATTTATCGCATCAGTTAGAAAACTTTAGGCCAATGTTTCATAATGAAGCTGAACCATTCCTTTTTCATACTGTTTTACATCAAGTAGCTTCAGTTCGGTCTGATGTGCATATTCACGGAATAATGGAATCCCTTCACCTAAAAGAATGGGCATTACCCCAATGATGATCTCATCGATGAGCTTGGAGTCGAGAAACTCCCGGACAACTTCCCCACCACCCAGGACCCAGATATCCTTTTCCGTTTCAGAGGAGAGCTCTTCCACAAGCCCTTTAACAGAAATGTTGGTAAACTTCACAAGGTCGGTATCCTCGAACTTATTACCATGAGTAAGAACATATGATCGCGCGAACTTGTAGGGCCATTCGACATCAAATGAGAGTATCATTTCATAGGACTTCCTTCCCATTACGACAACACCAATGTTCTCTATGAATCGGTCATAGAAATCATATCCGGGAATGTCGATAAGCCAATCAACGCTTCCGGACTTTGTTGCAATATAGCCGTCCAGGCTCATGGCAATGTATAGAATTTTCTTTTGAGCCATTAGGTCAACTCCAACAATGGTAGTATCAATATTTTGCCGTATACTTTTTTGGCATCTTCGTTCAGGAAACCCCATATGAAACACAAAGAATTGCAGAAACTGGAATAATATGTTTCTCTCCGCGCCTTTCATCGTCCAATATAATATAATCTTTGTTTGCACGAATTCTGCCTTTTCTAACTGCTCCCGTTAATAACGTAACTTCTACAAACATTTCAAGATCTGATATATTATCAAGTTCTTCAATTATTGTCCATTTGTTTGCAAACATCCCCCATTACCTCTTAGCTTAGATCGTTCAATTCTAGTACTAAACTATTGAAACCTGTTAAAACCTATTAAATTAATAGAGTATCTGAATTATTCCCACTTATATCTGTCCTTTTATGCAGCTTAGTCAAATATAATTAATATGACTGATTGTATATATTAATAATCAATAAAAGAAGCGTAAACGAAAAAAACAGCATAATCGATTCCATTTCTACCACCTAATTAGTTTATTCCTGCTCTTTCACGTACACTGATCATGCCTTATCTTTGATTGTTCCTTCTACTTTACCACATCTACGACAAATTTTCACAATATGTAGTTTCCATGAACCATTTTCCAGCTCTGTAGAAAAACTATAAAGATCAACATCAGTGGACTGTAATTGAGATTATATTCCAACACCGTGTCACACATCCCATAATATTTTTTAACTCGAATTATTGCCAGAATATTGAGGATTTCTACAAAGCCTAGATTTCGTTATTTTATATCATAATAATGAAAACTAAAATTTTAACTATATTTTGTTGAGACAAAAACAGTTTAAACTAATCATTATGTTGACCCAATGCCGAAAATATGTGGATAGATCGGCATTTGTAATATGATGTGGCCGCTGGCTGCAGCTCCCGAAAAAACGGTATTTGTATGAGAGGGAAATCGTTTGAAGCTCAAATCGCGATCATAGATGTTCCATCAAATAGAGAGTGATTTTTATATTTTGGAATCATATGATCGAAAATAGCCCATTTATATACAAGTAACATATAAATTGACTCGATATTATGATAAATACTTCTTTTATCTAAAATAAAAGAATATATTCGCAAATCACGGTCACCAATTATAAATAGAACTAGTATAATGTATCATTTAGAATGTGGAGTTCAGATAATTGGTAACCAACCAAAACTCCACATTAGCCCAAAGGCAAGGTTAGTTTGTCGTTTTCATTATATAAGCTTAGCTTTGCCTCTGGAGTAAATAAATGAAAGAGGTAAATAAGAATGAAGAATATGACTAAAATGACCTTGAGCATATTGATTATAGGTATTATAGGAATTATGCTCACTGGTTTCGCATGGGCAGAATCATCAGATTCCAGCCAAGATGAAGCTTTTGAAGAAGAATATTATTTTCCCGAATATGAATCAACCACACTCGAGTCCCTAAAGAAAAGTTCAGATGTGATTGAAACTCGAGGAACTGTACCTATACTTACAAAGGATAAAGAAAAAGTAGAATGGCTGGATTCGATGTGGGAAAATATCAATAATTCAGAAAGTGAACTTCATCCTTACATGAAAGAATACGGAGGTCCTTTAACTGGATTTGGTGTTAACTATGGAGGATATATATTTGTAGACTTTGATGAAGGGATAAGAGATGTTGATAAATCTACGATTGACAAATTTTACAATATAATAGATGCAAATACAAAAGAAGCAGAACTATCTGATATTCCAGTCGTTTTTAG includes:
- a CDS encoding nucleoside 2-deoxyribosyltransferase → MNTTKNIYLAAPLFSEAEQDYNRKLETALKDLGFDVFVPQEDSNDTEAAREEMDSNKIFQLNLEAVDNCDIVVAVLDGGSDIDSGTAWEIGYAYSKKKTIIGLKTDFRTLGPEGLVNLMIGESANELETNVTDLLKTMKKYR
- a CDS encoding TIGR00296 family protein, which produces MLSASEGEQTVRLARNTIESFLKDGEQSDSIDLPEVFGELRGVFVTLTKNGNLRGCIGHPYADSVLESAIVDSAISAATRDPRFPMVDISEMSDIIVEVTVLTQPELVDVLPDKLPEVIEIGRHGLIAKMGMYQGLLLPQVAPENDFDAIDLLNHTCLKAGLPQDAWLTGAQMYWFEGQIFKEVEPRGDIEENKFNSCCK
- a CDS encoding phosphoglycerate kinase, which encodes MMNTLTAKDFLTIDDFDIGDRTILVRVDLNSPMSPGGGILDDMRIKSHIPTLMDLEDAKVVLLAHQSRPGKNDFTTMQLHADVMSSSLGRKVTYIDDIFGTHARDSIASMEKGDVILLENVRFYSEESLRRPVDEHQGTHMVRKLAPLFDIFLNDAFAVSHRSHLSITGFSGVLPSGAGRLMEREITSLDVSLKGSESPCIFVLGGAKVDDSLKVAEHVLSSGGADRVLVTGVVANVVLAASGVDIGGPNMKFIESQGYLDQIDKAKNILERFDGKLGFPRDVALNDNGERIEANIDDVASSNLPINDIGLETIVAYSSEIENAKTVVLNGPAGVSEIEGFEIGTSEIIKAATNAGYSIAGGGHITAEVRNMGYEKMFSHISTGGGACIDYLAGDLLPGIEALKVAAKRYREFE
- a CDS encoding phosphotransacetylase family protein, with amino-acid sequence MASILISSSEKYSGKSSLCIGIGTILKDKGYSIGYMKPVGNMLVDVNGVLSDEDAEQARKVFDLKDDIKNITPILLTDNLVEDALAGVEKHLDKTILDAYGEISRDKDVVLLEGTGGIGGGAIYGLSDPQVASIVGTKILLVARYESIHAVDRILSDIELIHDPDMFAGVILNEVDEGQLEYVCELLVPFLENKGVKVLGVLPKDTTLRSVPISEIVEDLHAEVLAGSENLDVLVDHYLVGAMEVNSAIKYFRRTPNSVVITGGDRSDIQMAAIEARVKCLVLTGNLQPSAAVLGSADEAQIPVILVRGDTMSTIERMERLIGRARFRREHKLGRIVELINDNVDLKELMSLIGL
- the acs gene encoding acetate--CoA ligase alpha subunit, producing MLEKLFDPASVAVIGASRTEGKVGRAVLDNLLESYSGRIIPINPKADEILGLPCYPTILDAPGGAELAVVVVPAVLVPDALEKCGLAGVKNVVVISAGFKEAGIEGSKLERRCAEIVKEHGMRMVGPNCLGIIDTASGLNASFAASMAKKGNISMMSQSGAICTSTLDWADARGVGFSKFISLGNKADLSENDFLLEMEDDENTAVIAAYLEGVKDGPKFMEIARKVSRKKPIIVIKSGRTAVGSRAVSSHTGTLAGSDEAYNAAFSQSNVIRADSVEQLMDLMRAFSSQPIPDGRNIAIITNAGGLGILAADACQFAGLSLSSFDESTIEKLRSKLPPASSLYNPVDVLGDARPDIYGFAIETILDDPNVDGVILLTSPQAMTEIKNIAEVVAEKCAHTKKPILCSFVGGTRIEEGEAILNRHHIPNYPFPERAVVSMAALCDYGVMREHEYVLPEKFDVDKEFVSSLLKDAISNGRRTLGLESFDILRAYGIPVVETLNVKTLQGTLDACENMGYPVVMKVLSADISHKTDVGGVRIGLENADDVERAYLTMMSDVRRYMPHAVVSGVQVQKMITGGKEVIIGMNRDVQFGPLLMFGLGGTYVEVLKDVSFSVAPVGVDVLKKMVSSIRTYPILTGIRGESPSDIASIVDTLCRVSQLVSDFPEILEFEINPLMVLPEGQGCVAMDIRLTLGGE
- a CDS encoding dihydrofolate reductase family protein; this translates as MAQKKILYIAMSLDGYIATKSGSVDWLIDIPGYDFYDRFIENIGVVVMGRKSYEMILSFDVEWPYKFARSYVLTHGNKFEDTDLVKFTNISVKGLVEELSSETEKDIWVLGGGEVVREFLDSKLIDEIIIGVMPILLGEGIPLFREYAHQTELKLLDVKQYEKGMVQLHYETLA